One window of Mixophyes fleayi isolate aMixFle1 chromosome 3, aMixFle1.hap1, whole genome shotgun sequence genomic DNA carries:
- the LOC142143113 gene encoding serine/threonine-protein kinase SBK1-like has translation MEAISDIYQVIETLGQGTFGMVLLAQDKITGEAVALKLVRKDRTQLKDFLRELGISIALSGCHGFITTYPMFYNTMDYYILPQELAPAGTLRDLIQPKVGMPEGVVKRCALQLSQALDYMHGIGLVHMDLKPDNVLLMDKEYYNIKLCDFGLSRKAGSFVSTRSHIIPYMSPELCDVKNDEYLVLSFSVDTWALGVLLYFALTGYLPWMNAVEWDMEYHVYLHWQKHCHLIPPPPSWQRFTREALAMFNKLLSRNCSDRPSILCVLNYLHCPWNIHYLC, from the exons ATGGAGGCGATTTCTGACATCTACCAGGTCATCGAGACTCTTGGTCAAGGGACCTTTGGAATGGTTCTGCTTGCCCAGGACAAGATAACAG GTGAAGCAGTAGCGCTCAAGTTGGTGAGGAAGGACAGAACCCAGCTGAAAGACTTCCTCCGAGAGCTTGGCATATCAATTGCTCTCTCCGGCTGCCATGGCTTTATAACCACATACCCAATGTTCTATAACACAATGGATTACTATATCCTGCCCCAAGAGCTGGCCCCTGCAGGGACTCTTCGGGACCTTATCCAACCAAAG GTTGGCATGCCAGAGGGTGTGGTGAAGCGCTGTGCATTACAGTTGTCCCAAGCTCTGGATTACATGCACGGCATTGGGTTGGTGCACATGGACTTGAAGCCAGACAATGTGCTTCTCATGGACAAAGAATATTATAACATTAAACTTTGTGACTTTGGTTTGAGTCGAAAAGCTGGCAGTTTTGTGTCCACCAGGTCACATATCATCCCGTATATGTCCCCAGAGTTGTGTGACGTGAAGAATGATGAGTACTTGGTCCTCTCCTTTAGTGTAGACACCTGGGCACTTGGTGTTCTACTGTACTTTGCACTCACTGGATACCTTCCCTGGATGAACGCTGTGGAGTGGGACATGGAGTACCACGTCTATCTTCACTGGCAGAAACACTGCCATCTTATTCCTCCACCACCTTCCTGGCAAAGGTTTACAAGAGAGGCCTTAGCCATGTTTAATAAGCTCCTCTCACGGAACTGTTCTGATCGACCATCAATTCTGTGTGTGTTAAACTATCTTCATTGTCCTTGGAATATTCATTACCTGTGCTAA